Proteins from a genomic interval of Flammeovirgaceae bacterium SG7u.111:
- a CDS encoding MmcQ/YjbR family DNA-binding protein encodes MHIEDFRNYCLSLKKVTEDTPFGPNTLVFKVMGKMFALTDITDFESVNLKCDPEKAIELREQYDAVKPGYHMNKKHWNTITINGDMNDKELREWVFHSYNLVVSGMPKRLQKELEE; translated from the coding sequence ATGCACATAGAAGATTTTAGAAACTACTGCCTCTCTCTCAAAAAGGTAACAGAAGACACGCCTTTTGGCCCAAACACATTGGTGTTTAAAGTGATGGGAAAGATGTTTGCCCTTACAGATATTACCGATTTTGAAAGTGTTAACTTGAAATGTGACCCTGAAAAAGCGATTGAACTTCGTGAACAATACGATGCCGTTAAACCTGGGTACCACATGAACAAGAAGCATTGGAACACCATCACTATCAATGGTGATATGAACGACAAAGAACTGCGGGAATGGGTGTTTCACTCCTACAACTTAGTAGTTTCGGGTATGCCAAAAAGGTTACAGAAAGAGCTGGAAGAGTAA
- a CDS encoding VOC family protein, with protein sequence MNQSLVNIALVVDDYDKAIQFYTETLGFELVEDSDLGEGKRWVLVRPKGEGSCRILLAKASGEKQEKSIGNQTGGRVFLFLHTDDFWQDYHAYTSKGVKFVREPAEEAYGIVSVFEDCYGNLWDLIEPKG encoded by the coding sequence ATGAACCAGAGCCTTGTAAATATTGCCCTTGTGGTAGATGATTATGACAAAGCCATTCAGTTTTATACCGAAACCTTAGGTTTTGAATTGGTAGAAGATAGTGATTTGGGAGAGGGAAAAAGATGGGTGCTGGTGCGCCCAAAAGGAGAGGGGAGTTGCCGTATTTTATTGGCAAAGGCTAGCGGTGAAAAGCAAGAAAAAAGTATAGGAAACCAAACGGGTGGGAGAGTGTTCCTTTTTCTGCATACCGATGATTTTTGGCAGGATTACCATGCCTATACTTCAAAAGGGGTAAAGTTTGTAAGAGAACCAGCCGAGGAGGCTTATGGGATAGTTTCTGTATTTGAAGATTGCTACGGGAACTTGTGGGACTTGATAGAGCCGAAGGGGTAA
- a CDS encoding permease-like cell division protein FtsX codes for MAAKAKKRLGSYPFVNVVFSITSALFMVGLFGLMVLYGNSLTSKLRQLEIQIFLQRNIDSTQVAELKNLLETQEFVKKKDGGESVVFVPKEDAAQKMIEETGKDFMAFLGENPLRNAFQLQIDEGFRSSEELAQVKERLEDMPYVFEVSFAIGQVEEIYQNLQKVGGIILFFIIILQITVVILINNAIKLALFSQRFLIRSMQLVGATSWFIKKPFLKTAIFQGLISGMMASALLLVILFLGNSLIDGLDQIHNLWGILIILSLLIVLGGVISFFSCLNALGRYLNMKLDELY; via the coding sequence ATGGCGGCAAAAGCTAAAAAGAGACTGGGAAGTTACCCATTTGTAAATGTTGTATTTAGTATTACATCAGCACTTTTTATGGTTGGCCTTTTTGGGTTGATGGTACTTTACGGCAACTCCCTCACCTCGAAGCTCCGACAATTGGAAATACAGATTTTTTTGCAAAGAAACATTGACAGTACGCAAGTAGCCGAACTCAAAAACCTGCTAGAAACACAAGAGTTTGTGAAGAAAAAAGATGGGGGGGAGTCGGTAGTGTTTGTGCCCAAAGAGGACGCAGCGCAAAAAATGATTGAAGAAACTGGAAAGGACTTCATGGCCTTTTTGGGTGAAAACCCACTTAGAAATGCTTTTCAGTTACAAATAGATGAAGGATTTAGGAGCAGTGAAGAACTAGCACAGGTGAAGGAAAGACTTGAAGATATGCCCTATGTATTTGAAGTTTCTTTTGCCATAGGCCAGGTAGAAGAAATTTACCAAAACCTGCAAAAAGTGGGAGGGATCATCTTATTCTTCATCATCATTTTACAAATTACAGTGGTGATTCTCATCAACAATGCTATCAAACTGGCTCTTTTTTCACAACGATTTTTGATCAGGAGTATGCAACTGGTAGGAGCTACTTCTTGGTTTATAAAAAAACCATTTTTAAAAACAGCTATTTTTCAAGGTTTAATCAGCGGAATGATGGCATCTGCCCTTCTTTTGGTTATCCTTTTTTTAGGCAACTCCCTTATAGATGGCCTCGATCAAATCCACAACCTATGGGGAATTCTGATTATTTTGAGCCTTTTGATTGTACTAGGTGGCGTAATCAGCTTTTTTAGTTGCCTCAATGCTCTAGGTCGTTACCTCAACATGAAGCTCGACGAATTGTATTAA
- a CDS encoding DUF3098 domain-containing protein, protein MKETENNLAFNKGNYVLMLIGMVILALGFIVMSLDGELHGFGFLGLTLGPLLLIAGFVVEFYAILYKGANHPVDKNKE, encoded by the coding sequence ATGAAAGAAACAGAAAACAACCTAGCGTTCAACAAAGGAAATTATGTATTAATGCTGATCGGTATGGTCATTTTGGCTCTTGGGTTTATCGTCATGTCATTAGATGGAGAGCTTCATGGCTTTGGCTTTTTAGGCCTTACCCTTGGTCCACTTCTACTCATCGCAGGATTTGTGGTGGAGTTTTACGCTATTCTTTACAAAGGCGCCAACCATCCGGTTGATAAAAACAAAGAATAA
- a CDS encoding undecaprenyl-diphosphate phosphatase: MSIIDAIILGVIQGLTEFLPVSSSGHLELGKVILGQEIEAGLLFSLVLHAATALSTIVVFRKDIWEIIRELFKFEWNESTQFVAKILISAVPVGVVGILFKNEAEALFEGNVLLVGAMLLVTGFLLLMTHYTKGRSGKPVGYKEAIIIGIAQAIAILPGISRSGATIGTGLLIGVDKAKVARFSFLMVLLPIIGATMLELKDFFEDEAAHTVDITVLSIGFITAFIIGLAACTWMIGIVKKGKLSFFAIYCFIVGIIAIAWALLN; the protein is encoded by the coding sequence ATGAGCATTATTGACGCTATAATCCTTGGAGTTATCCAAGGACTGACTGAGTTTTTGCCTGTGAGTAGCAGTGGACACCTCGAACTTGGAAAGGTGATCCTCGGTCAAGAGATAGAAGCTGGGCTTCTTTTTTCCCTTGTGCTCCATGCAGCTACAGCCCTAAGTACCATTGTGGTTTTCAGAAAAGATATTTGGGAAATCATACGGGAGCTATTTAAGTTCGAGTGGAACGAATCAACTCAATTTGTTGCTAAGATTTTGATTTCGGCAGTTCCAGTCGGAGTAGTTGGAATCCTTTTCAAAAATGAAGCAGAGGCACTTTTCGAAGGAAATGTACTACTTGTAGGAGCCATGCTTCTGGTTACAGGCTTCTTACTTTTGATGACGCACTACACCAAAGGAAGAAGCGGAAAACCGGTAGGGTACAAAGAGGCTATAATCATAGGTATAGCACAAGCAATTGCTATTTTACCCGGTATCTCCCGCTCGGGCGCTACCATTGGCACAGGCTTGCTCATTGGCGTAGACAAAGCCAAAGTAGCTCGTTTTTCATTCCTTATGGTGTTGCTCCCTATCATTGGCGCAACTATGCTCGAATTAAAAGATTTCTTTGAAGACGAAGCAGCGCACACCGTAGATATAACAGTTCTGAGCATCGGGTTTATCACTGCTTTCATAATAGGCTTGGCAGCTTGTACGTGGATGATAGGAATTGTAAAAAAAGGAAAGCTTTCTTTCTTCGCCATCTACTGTTTCATCGTAGGTATTATCGCTATAGCTTGGGCTTTGCTAAACTAA